In Quercus robur chromosome 11, dhQueRobu3.1, whole genome shotgun sequence, the sequence tttcttaatatatGCAAGTGATATTGCCCTGATTCCTTCTTTTTCTAATAGAAGTCTAGACTTTTTAAAGCGGCCATAAGCATTCTCCATCTCTGTTAGAGAACCAAAGATGCTATAATATCTTACAAAAGCGTTACCGGTGGAAGAATCTACAACATATCCCCTAGAAACCATTTCCTTCAAAGTTTTCTCCATCAATTCAAGCTGCCCTCCTTTTCCAAAGCAAGAGATAGCCAGTGAGTAAGCTTCAGGTAACAAATTAAAATCCCTTGAACTTACCTGATCCAATATTTTGGAAACTTCATCAAAATACCTCATCTTCCCATATGCATCAAATAACTCTGAAATTATTTGAATACTTGGCACAAAAGAACTATTTATTATTTCATCCCAAACTGCCTGTGCTTGGGGAAGAAGGCCATTATCTGCATAGCATAACATCAGAGATGACAATGTAGAGCTGTTAGGCAAAAAACCTTCAGATTTCATCTCAAGTACAAGCTTCTGAGCTAGATGAGGCATTCTTTTTCTACTCAAGGCTCGTACCAATGCAGTGCAATCTATATATCCATTTTTGTGATCGAAACCTTGTTCCTGCTTCCACTGCTGGATTATCTGTTTGAAGCAGACCCAAAGGACAGGAAGTTAGATAACATCTGTCTTAAGAATACTAAACAATTGCAACTCTATCTAATTATACAAAGACATaaacatattttcaaacaaGGGAACTCAAAAGAAATCAATGTTCGAATAGTTTATTACATTTTCATGAACAATTATAGTCATTGCAAAGGAAATGCATGTTTAGATAAgctgataaaaaagaaaattgtacaaTCATATATGGCAGTTGTCAGAAGATGTCAAATACATTAAGGATTTTCTGTTTATAGAGGTTTGAGCTTGGTAAAAAATTGGAACAAGAGATGTCACTAGTTTCTTACACAGCTgatagcccttttttttttcagagaaTGTAGAACATCAAATGATTAGACAAAAAGGGGTTTTGTGTCTGCCATGAATATACTATGAGAAACATAGAATTTTTCCCCCCAAGGAAAATGTCAATAGGAGCAACAGATTGAGCTAAAGATTCCCACCATAATCATTTCTAGCATAATTACTACATTTACACTACATAACTCTAATGTAAATGCAGTTAAAATAGCTTTAGCAataagtaggaaaaaaaataagtttactTCATGAACTTTCATACtagaaaataaagacaaaaaattggtttggtttgggAGCACCTCGGTCAAATGTGGGTTGCTAGCATTGCTGAGAGCCACCATCAATGATAATGTGGGATTcaacaaatcttaaaaaaagaaatttttaaacAGGATGcaccatttttatttaaaaaaaaaacatggaaacCCCTTACAAAGGATATATACattaatactcttttttttgctaatatatatatatatatatatattacatactAAGTGGCATTTACATGTACCAAATTATAGATAAACATGGATACAAGCTAGTTTATAAAGCATAACCAAAACACTTTTTGTCAGTTGAAAACTGAAACCCACGTGCGCATTACAGTGTTCTAGTCATATAATCTTGCTTTGGCAGATTTCACTGTTATACCAACAGTTCCTTCTCCTGTTTGTGGATCATACTAATAATTCAAGTTATCATTtggaaagttaaaaaacattttaataaatCTCAAGAATTTTACAACAACCAACAAAAGCATTGAAGTTGTAGTAGAGGTGAGAATTTAGtagcattattttattttaataatgcaTATATACCATACCTTGTTGTGTGGTAGAGATGGATATTGTGAATGTGTATTTTGGTTGCAGAAAGGCGTGAAACGAGTAGCTTtcatagtccttcgtctaaggCAAGGAGAAGCTGAGAGAAGAGAGTGATGATAATGAATTTCCATTTCCGCCACATATTCAGAGAGAGATAAGAGAGAGATTAATATTGGGCACTTTGTGTGGCCTTTTAAAACAAAGTTAAAGCAAAGCCCAAATCAAAGCCCGTTTCCTATTTATGCCAaaactgttgttgttgttgtttttttttttttttttttttttttccaccccATTTCTTACATTGGATTCTTCACTGCTCAAAATTTTTAGTgtgttgaataaaatttttgatggttgaataagagatttagaatTCAATTCCTGCttacacaaaaaatcaattggtgtcttgatctgatgataaagagcaaaaATCATAGGAAATCACCATTGTCTTACTCTTTGGGCGtactattttctctttctttgtttatgAAATATTTCCGAAAGCCAATAATAATGCCGTGATAAATGGAACTTGAGGCCTTTATATTTACCACACATATTTCAAGTCTATTTAGTCCACTACCCAAGTGTTCATAAATGGaagtttattaaataattaaaatcacTAGAAATCAATTATACTACAACAATAACAAAGacttaatcccaaaatttttgggGCTCTGTGGATCTAATACTTATGTCACATGAGACCTTGACCCCTTTAACTTAggcaaaaaaaagggaataaatTAGGAACTTTTATTTAGCAACTTCTTACAAATAGGAATGACAGTGGAGCTCTACATTAATAAGGTAGAGATGAAAAATAACAGGGAGAGGTAGTTGTGAAAGTGCtaaaagcaccaaaaaaaacaaaaaacaaaaaacccaagtATTTCACCGAcagtaataatatatatatatatatatataactataaattgcatatgtatataaaaatattaacttataaatataaataatttaaaatatatatatattaaataaaaaaaaatctacacaTTCATGCCATGGTGAAGTAAAACATGATAAAGTGAATAAAACCTGTTCCCATCTCATTGCCTCTTTTAGTCTTTTAGTTGGAGAAAATTCATACGGAATAGAATGAGTCAAAATAGATTAAGCAGGGTGGAAAATTTTAATCATTCCAACTTGcaaatactcaaaaaaaaaaaaaaaaaaaaagctttctaCTTTCTCAAAATGCTATGATGCAGGCCACGAGtaacaaccatttttttttgttacatagGGGGAAGGAGGATCCCTTGGGCCTTTTGGGTTATGAATTGATAAAGTTGAAGCTATTTTGACTGTTAGACATTGGGCCAGGCTCGCTTGTATAATAAGCCTCAATTAGGACTAGTCTAAGAACACTCTATAGTCTACACGAACACGATAATGTTATTATCCAAGCAAGGCCCAATGGCCCGGGCATTGACCAAACCATGATATCACTGGTCGATATTGAGGAGGCATTTGAATTAGTTTCTTgcacaaattatatatttttatttactaaaaagCTGTATATACTAATAGAAGTGAATAATTCTATCTAGAAACTGTGAGGCTTGTGAGTTGTGAGGCTTTAAAAATGTGTATAAATGTAAacaatctaaaaaattaaaagaaagtaaCTAATCCAAACTTGTCAGGACTAATTTCACAAAGCCCTTGGGGAGTGAAGTGTAAATGTTTTATATAATTCATGCTATTACTAAAGAGATCTTGGAGGATcagattatttatatatatatatatatatatataaatggtatGAGATATCTATAAGAATTTGACACAAACAGCGTCCAATCCAGCTCTCACCATTTGGGC encodes:
- the LOC126705651 gene encoding pentatricopeptide repeat-containing protein At3g42630, whose translation is MEIHYHHSLLSASPCLRRRTMKATRFTPFCNQNTHSQYPSLPHNKIIQQWKQEQGFDHKNGYIDCTALVRALSRKRMPHLAQKLVLEMKSEGFLPNSSTLSSLMLCYADNGLLPQAQAVWDEIINSSFVPSIQIISELFDAYGKMRYFDEVSKILDQVSSRDFNLLPEAYSLAISCFGKGGQLELMEKTLKEMVSRGYVVDSSTGNAFVRYYSIFGSLTEMENAYGRFKKSRLLLEKEGIRAISLAYIKKRKFYKLGEFLRDVGLGRKNVGNLLWNLLLLSYAANFKMKSLQREFVRMVEAGFHPDLTTFNIRALAFSRMSLLWDLHLSLEHMKHEKIVPDLVTCGCFVDAYLDKRLGRNLDFALNKMDLDDSPVVLTDPFVFEVLGKGDFQSSSEAFLEFKCPGKWNYRQLIAVYLNKQHRRDQIFWNY